A window of Helicobacter pylori genomic DNA:
ATTCTTTAGGGTCATTGGTGGGGTCTTTATCGTTATCACCGATGAGTTCTCGCAAGGTGTCGCTAGGCTTGATAAAGACTTCTTCAGGTAATGAAGAATGCTCTAAAGCGTCCATCACATCAGGGTGGAGCTTGTTTTGGTTGAGTAATTTAATGTTGGAGGTGATGAGCTTGTGTTTGTCTTTATCTGTGCCTAAAAACAAATCTTGCCCGCTGATATTATAAGGCACAAGGTTATCAGAGCTGACTAACGCGTTTAGATCTTCGCCATTGCCATGGTATTTCCCCTCGCTATCAATAGGGGGTCTATCCACCTTACTGCCCCCGAATAAAAATTCCCCCCCTATGGAGGTGTTAGCGATATTTATCATATGCTCTCTTAAGCGTTCTAAATCGTTAGCAATAGCGTTGCGAGAAGTTTCTGAATGCACATCGTTAGCGGATTGGATGAGTTTGGTTTTAAATGCCTCCATCGTTTTAGAAAATTCTTGTAAGGCTTTGTCGGTATTGAGCGTTGAAGTGTAGGCGTTTTGAGCCACATCAATGCCTTGATTTAAGGTGTTTTCTTCGTATTGGAATTTTAAATTTTGGTTGTTAATGTCGCTGTTTTGATAACCATAACGGATTTTTAGCCCTGAAGCGATTTGGGTGTTAGCGTCATTGATTTTATTTTGCAAAGCGTTTTGATAGTGATTCATTTGGTTGTATTTAGAGCCAAAGGTAACGCGCATGATCGTTCAATCCTTATTGGTTTTTCAAATCAAACAAGCTAAAAGTATTCCAAAAACAAGAGATTGGAGGTTTTAACCAACATGTTTTTGCTTTTTAAATTTGCATGCAAGAATCATGGCGGGTTAAATAGAACTATTTTGAATGAAAAGTTTTATTTAATCTAAATTTAAAGTTACATTTTAGCAAATACTCACTATAATAAGCGTTTATTTTAAAAAGAGCGTTTAATTTTTAAGGAATAGAAATGTCATACGCAATATTCAAACATGGCGGTAAGCAGTATAAAGTCGTTGAGGGCGATATTGTTTTACTGGATAAAATGAATAAAGAGCCTAAGGCTTTAGTGGAGTTAGTGGAAGTGTTAGCCGTCTCTAAAGAGGGCAAGCTTTCTTGCGGAAAACCCTTTGTGAATGGGGCTAAGATTGAAGCGGAAGTGATCAATGAAGGGCGCGCTAAGAAAGTCATTACTTTCAAAAAACGCCGCCGAAAAGATAGTAAAACCAAGCGTGGTTTTAGAAGAGATTTCACTCGTGTGAGAATCACTAAAATTGTAGCATAAGGAGTATTAAACAATGGCACACAAGAAAGGTCAAGGGAGCACGCAGAATAACAGAGATTCTGCAGGAAGACGCTTAGGCGTGAAAAAATTTGGCTCAGAGTTTGTGAGAGCAGGGAATATTATCGTGCGCCAAAGAGGCACTAAAATGCATCCTGGTAACAATGTGGGCATGGGGAAAGACCATACCTTATATGCGCTGACAGATGGCGTTGTGAAATTTGAGCATAAAGACAGAAACCGCAAGAAAGTTTCTGTAGTTAGCGGGAATTTTGGGGAGTAGGGTAACCTTTTAAAGGCCAATTAAACCTTTGGGTGTTTGTTAAACACCCATAAACGCCATAAAATATTTATAATTTAGGTCTCTATCCTTTATAGAATTTGTTGTGGAGACTGGCTTATGAATAATCTTTTTATCAAGGGTTTGTCCCTTTCTCTTTTATTATTTGGGGTTTTTTTGAAAGCTTTAGAAAGCCCCAACACCACTCTTAATCCGTCTAAAGAAAACCTTTCTGTTGAAGAGCAAAAGCGTTTTGGAGGCGTTTTGGTTTTTGCTAGAGGCGCTGATGGCTCAAGCATGGATCCTGCCTTAGTAACTGATGGCGAAAGCTATGTGGCAACAGGCAATATTTATGACACGCTCGTGCAATTCAAATACGGCACCACAGAAATTGAACCCGCCTTAGCGACAAGTTGGGATATATCCCCAGATGGTCTTGTATATACCTTTCATTTACGAAAAGGGGTTTATTTCCACCAAACGAAATACTGGAATAAAAAAGTAGAATTTAGCGCTAAAGATGTGCTGTTTTCGTTTGAACGCCAAATGGATAAGACCAAACGCTACTATAGCCCGGGGGCTAAAAGCTATAAATATTGGGAAGGCATGGGCATGTCTCATATCATTAAGAGCATTGAAGCTTTAGATGACTATACTATTAGATTTACGCTTAACGGGCCAGAAGCCCCGTTTTTGGCGAATTTGGGCATGGATTTTTTGAGCATTTTGAGTAAGGATTACGCCGATTATTTAGAACAAAATAATAAAAAAGACGAGTTGGCAAAAAAACCTATTGGGACAGGGCCTTTCAAATTCTTTTTGTGGAATAAAGACGAAAAAATCATTCTAGTCAAAAATCAAGATTATTGGGGGCCTAAAGCTTATTTGGACAAGGTGGTGGTGCGTACCATTCCTAATTCTTCCACGCGCGCTTTAGCGTTGAGGACCGGCGAAATCATGCTAATGACTGGGCCTAACCTCAATGAAGTGGAGCAGTTAGAAAAAATCCCTAATATCGTGGTGGATAAAAGCCCCGGATTGATTGCTAACTGGCTTTCATTGAACACGCAAAAAAAGTATTTTAACAACCCTTTGGTGCGCTTAGCCATCAATCATGCGATTAATGTGGATGATTATATTAAAGTGATTTATGAAGGCTTTGCTCAAAAAATGGTCAATCCTTTCCCACCCACCATAT
This region includes:
- the rplU gene encoding 50S ribosomal protein L21 — its product is MSYAIFKHGGKQYKVVEGDIVLLDKMNKEPKALVELVEVLAVSKEGKLSCGKPFVNGAKIEAEVINEGRAKKVITFKKRRRKDSKTKRGFRRDFTRVRITKIVA
- the rpmA gene encoding 50S ribosomal protein L27, which encodes MAHKKGQGSTQNNRDSAGRRLGVKKFGSEFVRAGNIIVRQRGTKMHPGNNVGMGKDHTLYALTDGVVKFEHKDRNRKKVSVVSGNFGE
- a CDS encoding ABC transporter substrate-binding protein, whose product is MNNLFIKGLSLSLLLFGVFLKALESPNTTLNPSKENLSVEEQKRFGGVLVFARGADGSSMDPALVTDGESYVATGNIYDTLVQFKYGTTEIEPALATSWDISPDGLVYTFHLRKGVYFHQTKYWNKKVEFSAKDVLFSFERQMDKTKRYYSPGAKSYKYWEGMGMSHIIKSIEALDDYTIRFTLNGPEAPFLANLGMDFLSILSKDYADYLEQNNKKDELAKKPIGTGPFKFFLWNKDEKIILVKNQDYWGPKAYLDKVVVRTIPNSSTRALALRTGEIMLMTGPNLNEVEQLEKIPNIVVDKSPGLIANWLSLNTQKKYFNNPLVRLAINHAINVDDYIKVIYEGFAQKMVNPFPPTIWGYNYHIKPYEYDLKKAKELLKQAGYPNGFKTTIFTTSTRNPKGAVFIQASLAKIGIDVKIEVYEWGAYLKRTGLGEHEMAFAGWMADIADPDNFLYTLWSKQAASAIPTQNGSFYKSDAFSDLLVKAKRVSDQKEREALYLKAQEIIYKDAPYVPLAYPYSVVPHLSKVKGYKTTGVSVNRFFKVYLEK